The genomic DNA GGAAGATGTTTTGGGGGTTTTGAGACAACACAGGTTGGTAGCAAAGAAGAGTAAATGTGAATTTGGTACAACCGAGTTAGAATATTTGGGGCATATTATTTCTCAAGAGGGGGTGGCAATGGATCCTGCTAAAGTCTCAACTATTCAACAGTGGCCAATTCCAAAGAATATCAAAGAGTTAAGAGGGTTTTTGGGGTTGACTGGATATTACCGAAGGTTTGTTAAAGATTATGGGAGCATCACTAAGCCTTTGACTCAGTTGTTAAAAAAAGATTCTTTTTGTTGGTCTGGCACAGCTCAACAAGCATTTGAATAGCTGAAAACAAGCATGAGTCGACCTCCAGTCTTGGCTTTACCTGATTTCAGTGATACTTTCATAGTGGAAATTGATGCTTCAGGGTATGGTATTGGAGCAGTACTTATGCAGAAAGGGCATCCCATTGCTTACATCAGCAAGGCCTTGTCTCCAAGACATATGACATTATCCACTTATGAACGAGAATTGTTGGCTATTATTCATGCAGTCCAAAAATGGCAACCATACCTAGCTCATAATCATTTTGTGATAAAGACTGATCAACGCAGTCTTAAATATCTGTTGGATAGTAAGATTTCAACTCCTTTTCAACAAAAGTGGTTGGCCAAGTTGATGGGATTTAGTTTTGACATTATGTATAAAAAAGGAGTTGATAACAAAGTGGCAGATACATTATCAAGGGTGACACATGGGGAAGTTTTGCAAATGGCTGCTTCTTTAGTTCCCACTGATATATGGGCTGCCATAAGGGAAGGGTGGAATCAAGATTTGGAATTGGTGAAAACCATCCAAGATTTACAGCATGATCCTTTAACCCATAGCCAGTATAGTTGGAAAAACAATGAATTGAGAAGAAGGGGTAAATTGGTCATTGGTAATGTGACCACTTTAAAGCATCAGATACTTAAATGGATGCATGATTCGGTGCAAGGGGGTCATTCAGGGGTACATGCCACTGTTAATAGAGTAAACAGGTTGTTTTACTGGCCAAAGTTAAAGGCAGATGTGATGGATTATATTAAGAACTGTGCTGTATGTCAGCAGTGCAAAGCAGAGACAGTTGCTTATCCGGGTATGTTGCAGCCCCTGCCTATTCCTAAAGGTGTATGGGAAGATGTTGATATGGACTTCATTGAAGGCTTACCAAAATCTGCTAACAAGGAAGTCATTTGGGTAGTGGTCGACAGGTTAAGTAAAGGAGCACACTTTGTATCCTTGCAGCATCCTTTTACGGCAGTTGATGTAGCTTAGTTGTATTTGGATCACATTTATCGTTTACATGGTCCTCCTAAATCAATAGTTTCTGACCGAGACAAAGTGTTTGTAAGCACATTTTGGAAGGCATTATTGGCTTTAGAAGGAATTGATCAGAAAATGGCGAGttcttatcatccacaaacggatggtcagacaGAAGTTCTAACAGATGTTTGGAGAATTATTTGAGATGTATGTGCTTTGAGAAACCGAAAGATTGGCCGAAGTGGTTACCATTAGCTGAGTATTGGTACAACACTTCTTATCATTCAGCTATTAAATGCACTCCATTTGAAGTGATTTATGGTCAGCCACCACTTATTCATTTGCCTTATTTGCCCGGTGAGAGCAATGTGGAAGCAATAGACAAAAGTTTAAGTACCAGAGAGGAAGTTATCAGGATTCTCAAAGCTAATTTGGGTCAGGCACAACAGAGAATGAAGCAGTTAGCTGATACACACAGAACAGAAAGGTGTTTTCAGATTGGAGATTAGGTTTACTTGAAGTTACAACCGTATAGACAGCAATCAGTGGTTCAAAGAAGTAGTCAAAAGTTGTCTGCCAAATATCTTGGACCTTACTTAGTTTTGGCAAGGGTTGGAGAAGTAGCTTATACACTGCAGTTACCGGAAGGATCCTCTATTCATCATACTGTGCATGTGTCAATGCTTAAAAAGTATTATGGGCCATTTCCTGTTTCTATTCCTAAAGGAGTAGTTGGCAGTGGTTATATGGAACATAAGGAGCCTGAGAGTGTTATTGAGAAAAGGGTCACTAAAAAGTTTAATCGAATGATAATTCACTGGTTGGtcaaatggaagaatatggggcCTGAAGATGCTACTTGGGAGTTGGCAGACATGATTGTACAAAAATTTCCACATTTTAATCCTTGGGGTCAAGGATCATCTTCACAGGGGGGGGGGTATTGATACGGGTTAGATGGTTAATAAGCCAACAGAATGTTAGTTGAGAGGTTGGAAGTTAGTTAGTTGAGAGTTAGTTAGTTGTTGAGAGAACAGTGGTTAGAGTTGGGTATAAAAGAAGAACAGTGTAATAGTATAGGGtatcttttgaaaataataataaactcGTTCTTTCTATCTTATCAACTGCCATTAACGATTTTCGAAGCTTATTCTTCTTCTTGAGCTTCCTGGACGTTAATAGAACTTGTCCATTGAAATTCAATCTCAAGTTCATTCAATTCCAAACCTTATCACCAAGCCTATTGATGTTATAAGCCGTGAGATATGTGGTATTACCTAGGAGTGTTAAAAAGTATCTGAATTCGAAAGTCCGACATCCAAATCCGATTTATGGTCTTTCTTAAGATTTTGGGAAGGTCttctccccctctctctctataCACGACATACACATACATATCAAGTGTGTGTTCTATTTTCTTTCCCCATTTATATTTTTTACTATCCACATGTGCAACTTTATTCCTCGTAGTTTTTATTAATCGTTAAGTAAGTTAAAACCTACTTAGTTCTACCCATATTAGttcttattaactaggttaaacatccATAGTTAAATTACTAAGTTCGGGGAGGTTTATAACTCGATTTAATTTATGTCTCGATAACCTAGGACTTTTATAAACTTTGTTTTGTCAAAAATACATGGATCTAAGGAAGAAACGGTTTATTATTCTTAACACAATTGAATGCAGATAAAAGAAACAACTGAAGTTTAAACACACACAATAATCTCTCACAACCTTACTAGCAGATCACCAACAGGATGATCTGCACTCTCTAAAACGGATCTAAGCTATGAACACTTACAAGAACTGACCAAACCCTACGAGAGAGAAGAAAGGAACTGAGAGATATTATTTTACAGATGTGTGTTGATTACTCCCATATGAAGGAAGACTTATTTTATATGGGCTGAACTAAACAACTTCTCCGGGTATCCAGCCATCCAGCCCATTAACAGCAGTTGATAAGCCCAGTTAAGTCCAAGCCCAACTCCAAAGTTACATGtaacaaaacaaaaataagaacataaaaataaacttgggttataaaaatataaaactgaaaatataaCATATACTTTTTAACATCCCCCCTCAGTTTTATATTTGAAATAAATTAATAACTCCTAAACACTTACACATATTGTCAAGAAGATTACGTAACAGATCCTTAGTAAACAATTTTGCAAGTTGGCCTTCAAATTATCAAAGTTGCAGCCAGATTTCTTAAGCTAACTCATGATCATGAGCTTCTCAACATCCTTGAACTTCTTAGTGCTCGTGCTTGATAAAATGAGTCCCCAAGTTATTTGTCATCGGAGCTTAAGAATTCCATCAGCAAACTGTGAAGAAGGGGATGACGAATCTCCTAGGTCAACACACCGCCTACGTCGCCAATCTTGACCCTCAGGTAAGCGAAGAGTTATTATGGGGTTATTCGCTCAAGCTAGCCAACTTGTTGATGTGTATGTTCCTTTTTTTTGGAAATCTGCATTCTGATGTGGATGAGAAACTGCTCTATGATACGTTCAGTGATCTTGGAATTATTGTGACAAATCCCAAGATAAAGAAAGATCTCGAGACAGGAAATTCATGTGGATTTGGATTCATCAGTTATGATTCTTTTGAGGCTTCGGATGCAGCTATAAAGTTGATGAACGGACAATATCTATGCAATCGGCTAATAAGTGTGTCTTATGCTTACAAGAAAGGCACAAATGGAGCGTCATGGCACCCCTTCAGAGAGGACCCTGGCAGCCATTAACCCGACCACTCAAAAAAGTAGGCCCCACATACATTTCTTTCCAAATGGTGTGGCTTCACAAGTTTCAAGTCTTCTGGCAACTATTCATCCCCCTCCATCTAGCTGAACTTTGGATCCTTCTTTTTCGGACATTTCACATTGCTGCTACAAACCAAACAACAGACGTACACGTTGTATCGAACTGAGGCACTTGTAACTGTTTTATAAATCCGAAAAAATACCCTCGAACCAAGCCCAACTTGATGGATTCATCGGGCCGTGTCCTGGCCCAGATGTGAGCCTAGACATAATCAGCAGCCCAGCAATAATATGAAGCTCCAAAGCAATAGCCTAAGTCCAGTTGTCCAGTTCCAATAATAACATTTTAAATCAGCACAAACATTTCAAGTTAAATGATAGTTTTAATATAAAACTATAAAAGTAATGTTTGCTTTTTAATTGATAAAGAAATGGTAATTTCAACATCCCCCCTCAATTCAATAGGCAAACATGTCTAACAAATCCAACTTACATCCGAAAACTAAAGCCGACTTACATCTTTAAAACTTCAATGATACCGaccatcatatttttttttaaattgatagACAGTGAGCTGAAGATGATGAACACAAGTAGCACATCTCTTTTGTCCTCTTCTAACTTTAGAAGCAGCTTTTGCCAACCCACAACAAAACAACGCGAAATCCACTAGTTACCAAGATAGATTTCAAGTAACAACTGGACAAGAACAACCGGAAGCCCTTCTTCATACCACTCATCGTCTTAGCACCCTTTAAGTTCCATATATTTACCATATTCAACCTTCCATTGGCACTTGTAGGATATTGTTGATCGAATACCCGAAAAATATAGTTGGTACCTGCATTGAACATAAAGTAACACCAACAATACGAGTTGCTAACAAAAATACTTTTCTAACGTAAAATACATCAGCCAAACTTTTACTTAGCAACACTTAGATTTACCAActgaaaaaaaaatatcaaacCATTTTTCATCAACAAGTAAACAAAAAATATGAAAACAACTTCCATATCAAATTTTAATATGAATTTTAGATTCACATCAACAAAAAACATTACATGCCAACAAGGCAAACTCACAGAATCATACAGATCTATAACCAGCTCATATTAATATGAACAGACAAGAAAGAATCACAAGATTCTTTAAACATTATCAGAGGAACATATCTGATAAAACAAAAGTCACAAGACTTTAAACTCCAGAACCAAACATGTCTGGACAAACTGAATCCATGTTATAAAACTTGTAAAGAACATAAAGACTAATTTGATTAATtaaaaaacttttacaattttacAAGAAAATGGATCACACAAAATGAATCAAGCAAAAAACTTTTACGACTTCACAACAAAAAATGAATCACACGATTCAATAAGACTACCACAAAACAATCATACAATATATTCCAATTATCATAGAAACATATGACTGTAAGTCTGATACAGATTGGCACAATGATCTTAAGAACTTAGATTCGATCAATACAAGAATCTAAAGACAACTCTAAACCAGTGCAACTACAGAACAAGTCTGTATAAAATCAGATCTACAACACGAAGAACCAACTAAAACCAACACTACAATCTAATGGGATAAGACTCAACAACACGAAGAATCTATAAACGACCCTAGAACAGTTTCGAAAAAAACAAGTATCACCTAGACCAGTGAACTAACATCACTACGATCGGCGATAAGTCTCAAAGAGATAAATAAGATCACCAACATGATGATCTTACACAAACCTCACTACAGTCAGACTCAAAATATTTAGAATCCTAGACCAGTGAGATAAAGGCAAACACTATCGAAGAATAAAACTTCAAGATAGCACAATACAGCCACACAAAAAACAATCACATGACAATTCCAATAACCAAAAGAATACATGACTGTTCAAAAATCATCAGATAATATATTTACAGCCACACTTGATTGATAAAAAACACAAATTTGCATTCAGAAACAAAGTCATCTCCCACACAAGAGAACATACACGGCTGTCAAAACATTCAAGAACACTCTTGAGAAAATACAATTGGTTAAAACCTGTGAACCACATGGTTCAACTAACCAACAAAGTAGGTAAACAAAACCAATTCAAAGTAGGAGACACATATCGACCTGATAACTGGTGCATATACAAAATCTCACAATTCACTCAAAAATAATAGATCTCAAAATCGATACAAGACAAACTCTCACGAACTCATAGATGCAGATTATCAACTTGATAATCTGCACTATTTATCTAACCAAAGAGATGTTCTTAGACCAAAAAACAAAATACCCTAGACCTCAAGAATGTACTAGAGCAATTGAGACGATCATCAACAAAAATTTTCATGGAAATCATAGAGACCAGATAAAAAACGGTGAAACCTTATTAAACCACTAAAATCTTCAACTATTACAACTCGAATCAAACCCTAACGACTAAACAAGATTACCAATGAGATAATCTGAATACAGAATGACAGAATTCTATACAAGATCAGATACAAGATGAATCTGACCGCAGGAACCCTAATCACAcacaagtctagagagagaaagtgttagGTGAAAGTGACAAGAAATATCTGGAAATTTAACTATAAGCAATGAATACTTCGATGCAAGTAGAGATTTGTAAGTGTAAAGacaataaaaaacaaaatttgGTCTTCAAGGTAattattcttgtgttaaaaacacaaaataaaaGAAGTAATGCCATCATTTGAACAACTGAACCAGTCAATAATTAGAAAATATATGAAGCATTGAAGCCTCAAATGGTCTACAACTAAAACCCACAAATTTTGTGAAAAACAATAAGATTTGAGAATAGATAACATATGGTCTCAACCAaacaacaaaaagaaaataaagacCATCTGAATCAATACAATCTAAACACCTAAACAATGAACAAGAGACAATATACGTCTCAAAAACTACGCCCATGGATGGCCCAAAGCCAAATAATACACATTCAAGGATACGACAACCAGTGATATTACTCTTTTATGACAAGAGGTCGTGGGGTTAATATATGAAACTTTTAAAAATCAAGAAAGTATTGTATATAGATATCCTAAGATTACTACCATATAACCAGAATCTTTAATAAAAACTATCAAGTTTAGGGGAGAATATAATTTATCTGAACTAGGTGAGTGATCAATTAAGTGGGTATGAAGAAAAATGGAAACCTGAGGGTTTTCTCAACTAACATCAACTGATTCTTGAACTAATTATATTAAAACTAGTCAAAAAAACAGAAAAGCTAAAAATAAACGAACCAGCTAGTGAATTTCCAACTTGTAATCTCAACATGGGTGAtgtgcgtgtcagtgtgtatatgttttaggtatatattttaagccctttttacactttttagccaagttttaaatttataaaacacgatatttactaacactaaacacacatatgggcaagtgcacccatcgtggacgtagtatagtgttggtaagataccgaggtcgtccaaggacacaagagcttttagtaccggtttatcctcaacatctaatcaaatcaaaatattagaaaaaagtttttttaaactaaaaaataaaactaactaaaatgctgaaaaataaaataaaaataaaacagatagacaagatgaatcacttggatccgactcgtgtgttagtataacctttgattattttcgcacttttgcacttgtttaagagattatcttagttattgtagtaggcccctcttttgaaggtgacgttaccctcaacccagtagtttgagtcagcaaggatacaatcctaaagggtcggattattgaaagataattaattaagttattaatgcataatgtggtaggcccctcttttgaaggcgacgttaccctcggctaagtagtctgagtcagcagggatacagtcctaagtagccgggttaaagttttaatagtagtttaacttatgagaggatcaaagagtttggacccccgccatccaatgcctttgggtattgaaggaggtcctactaaatttgacccaggtcctttgcaggatctatacactgaacaatggcaagactcttaccaaacagttcccttaacccccgaccaggtagccaacatacctccatatagaccgtggagatatgaatggtgaaaatcttttattttatatagacagtaaaataatgccaagacaccacggacaaacgataaggaagaatcaccttcaacataagaaactagtaattaaagtcattaatacaaaaccaattaaaaagtgcaaaaaattaaaaataaaaagtattacactaaacacttgtcttcaccaagtgatataagagacttaggcaaacatggcctttgattgtcaggaactcttacgatcaatcttggatcccgagacgactcacacactttatgatggacaatggatgatggtggtggatgatggtgttgtgatggtggtgggtggtgggtgaagtgtgagagaggtggtgtgccaagggatgagttgcaagagctccaaacactcctatttataggctgaagagaagctcgggcacgaccccgtacccgctggcacggccccgtgtccatctgacactctctctctcttcattaattgtaattcgcaattacaataaatgcgcctgcagcaagttgaccacgcctccgtgtccgctgggcacggacccgtggtgggcagtagaagcttctataggtttgtcttttctgctacttcttgggcacggccccgtgctcgctgagcacggggcgtgttcagtcttctgtcttctttgttttgcttgggaagatgttgtcggggggtcggacatatcacttttgttccttttcttgtatttatgttagattttgctgtctttttgcttcttttgttattttgagctcatttaatcctgaaaatacaaaaggaagacaaaagcacactttttccaacattagtactaaaaaagggttagttttcagccacaattgatgtaatttatatgttgcattttgtgcacatcaatggGTATTAACATAATCAATTAAATGTGAAACTGAGAGTAGATTAAAGAACCATCACCTGAAATTGTGAACACAAAAATCAAGACAGTTAGAATTTGATCGAAAACGAGTGCAAAAAACCCTAAATTAAATTTGGGGAAAACATGTGTTGAAGTGGATAGTGATTCAAATAGCGTAATAAAAACGTGGATTTGGTTGAATCAACCAAGAATCTTGGTTCTGTCACATGGTTTAACCCAGATAAAATACAACATAGGAACCACAACCTAACATTATGCACAAATCAAGCACTCAATAACTGATAAAAATCAAATACTTCAATAACAATTTTAGATCATATAAAATGCAACATAGAGATGCAACACATAAAAACAGGGTGTGGCTCTCGTGTGACAGAAAACTAAATAGAAGGTATGGAACGATCTCACCTTAGGGAGCGCCCTAACTAGGGTATCTTCTTAACACATCAAGAACcgtaaccttcacttagggttacgAGTTCAAGATAATGATCCGCAAAAATATCTTCAGTAACCTTTTTGAGTGTTTCTTCGATGACCAGACTATATCAGAACTGGACTTTACTTCACCAAATCTTGAACAAACACCAAAAACCTCGTTCAATCCTGAGATAAACTCGTTCAACAAACCCTAGATTAGGGTTTCAAACTGGCAAATCACGAGATCAACTTCTCCCAAATCAGAACCAAAGAACATTGTACAGGGGAAGAACACCCACAGATCCGAGCTTCAGGCTCTGGTACCATGTCAAAAATACATGGATCTAAGGAAGAAACGGTTTGTTATTCTTAACACAATTGAATCCAGATAAAAGAAACAACTGAAATTTAAACACACACAATAATCTCTCACAACCTTACTAGCAGATCACCAACAGGATGATCTGCACTCTCTAAAACGGATCTAAGCTATGAACACTTACAAGAACTGACCAAACCCTACGAGAGAGAAGAAAAGGAACCGAGAGATATTATTTTACAGATGTGTGTTGATTACTCCCATATGAAGGCAAGACTTATTTTATATGGGCTGAACTAAACAACTTCTCCGGGTATCCAACCCATTAGCAGCAGTTGACAAGCCCAGTCAAGTCCAAGCCCAACTCCAAAGTTACATGtaacaaaacaaaaataagaacataaaaataaacttgggttataaaaatataaaattaaaaatatagcatatacttttaaacatgttttctaaGGACATTTActcactaacggtattttacccgctcATTCCAGTTAATTTGGTTTATTTATCAAATCCATTTTTCGGATGCTACACTGTATCTATTAAATTCATCAATAAATATAGCAAAGTATCTTTTACCATATGTAGACATAGTTTTGAAAGGACGGCACACATAAATATGAATGTGACCTAACACATCTTTTCCTCTCTCACTGATACCATTTAAAGGGTCTTTAGCCATCTTCCCACTTAAGCCCCATTCACGTTCATTGAATGTCTCTAAATAGTGAATCCTAGGATTCCATCAATTTGGAGTTTTGACAACGTCATATATAATTTTGATTGTGGTCTAGATTCTTTCTTTTAGTGTTTAATGTGTATATTGAGTTATCATTGCATGAACTTTTAACATTAATCTCATGTATTAAATTGTGAGGTTTGATctttgatgacgggggtagctcaaaccttaataaactgattagagacacaacagcttaaaaggttaaaaggttaaaaggttcggaaacgttccaacggtcatgaacagtaaaaaggacaAGCACAGTGTCCGGTCACATCAACACTTAACGTGTGAAACCTCCTGCCCAGCTGCAACCAGACCATGTGGGAGAGCACACCCTTTTGTCCGcaggtccaaacccttcaacccccAAAATGGGCAAACCCCTCACTGCAAGCACAGATTCACTAGTCACGGGTTTCTCCTTTGAGAAACACCTTCCCCTATAAAATGCAGGCCATTTCACCATACAAAACACCCCAGGATCAGCAGATATCACCCTAACTCTCTGATTCTCCTACTCCCTCTTGAGAACTAGCTTCATGCTTGCTTCTCTTCTTCACACTAAATAATTCATCTTCTCCCACGATCGCTTTCTGGGTTGATTTCTAATCAGCTCAAGATCTAAGGAGGATAAAAAcaatactagtgaacctctctccacgtcttgcaaacgtggggggaccccacgacctgcgttaggctaatctaacccctgaacccttttacccagagatatcgctacaggccttggtcttgtatttgttgtatcaacaagttggcgcccaccgtggggctacgccgcttactttatcttaaagaccagttgtgtagctccattttctctttacatcatgTCTGAAAGCGAGTCTCTCGGTCAGGTAAATCAGGTGCCTAACAACACCGATTTAACACCAAATTCGGGTCGGATCTCACCGGTCCTATCTACACCTCTTTCTACTCCCGGAAGTACTCCACCGGGATATGTTCCCGGAAGTTCACTTCTTTTCAAACACCAATCCCATCTCGGTCAGGGGTTGCACCTACTCAAATCGATGCAATGCATACACCGGAATGTATAGATCTAACACTTGAGGGAGTAGCTAGAAATTTCTTACATGAGAGATTTTTTCTCAACTAGCATGTGAGCTTAGAAAGGGAAAAAGGGTGAGAATAAGACTAAATTATGAGGAGTCTAAACCATCATTATCACCTGGCCCTTCATCTCTTCCTTTTAGCAGCTCACGTTCAGCCACATCTTACCTTGAAGTTGGTCCTAGTGTGGCAGACCAACCACTCAAGCCTTTAAGCTTTTGGGAGGTCAAGCCCAACCGCTTTTCCCTTATTTACCTACCAACCCGTTACAACCGGTGCACCTATGGGGCATAAAACCACTCTTGATCAATTATGGTAAGTCACCAACTTCAAGTGTTCTCCCTCCCATTGCTACTTCGTGAAAACAAGCCATGGCCACCCTGCCTTCGGCTCGTGGTATGGTCATGAACACATCCATGGGAATGCCTTATATAgtaagcctttaaggctttaaccttTTGACACAGATGATGACATCTTTCATGAGTACCATCAGAAAGCCTTTAAAGCTTTAACCTTATACCCTAGCTGATGACACGGATGATGGAAAAAATTTCCTTTGCAGCACGTGAAAAGTGGATGATGACAcagaaagccttcaaggctttgaCCTTAATTTCATCAACCAAGTGCCAACCACTCACCAGGGTACCTCAAGCGGTTACCCAGCTTCAAGGGTAGTAGAAGACCTCTCAAAACCCTACAAGCCTAACAAACTTGTCTTGCTTCTCCCAACAAATCGTTGATTACAAGTTTCAAACCCAGATAAAGATGCCATCACGGTACTAAAGACTACCTCCAAATCTTCGCCGGGATTGCAAGAATTGAAAAATGACCCAACTCCgaatgttgtctcatgttcatgcaaacccttgaagGGTTTTCACGCATATGGTTCAATGACCTTCCTGGGCGAAGCGTTCAGACCTTTGACGATCTTAGCAAAAGTTCCCTATAACAACAGAGGCATGTCAAGGACGCCACGATAATCTTCCAGACcaaacaacgtgatgatgaacGTCTCAGAGACTTCATTGAAAGTTACAAGAAGAAAGATTTAACTTACGCCAATGAAAAGATTAGGGTTGCAAGGTTCGTGAATGCTAAATTCCAAATATTTCACAAGATACTTCAATAAATGTCTGCCCAAAACCCTTGAAGAAACACTTGAAAGGGCTGAAGCCCACATTCGAGGAGAATAAGCTGTAGACATCAAAGAACAAAATAAAAGACTCTTAACTGGAGCTTCTAGTATGGCTCTTATGACAAACGGTTCAAAGGTTCGGATTCCAGAAggcctgaaggccggaaccctccaagcCAAGAAAAAACCATAAACTTTACAGCCTTAACCAAGGCTACATAAGAGATCTTGGCAACCGAAGGGGTAAAACACAGCTTCTGCCCTCCTCAACCTTTGCCAAAAAACAAAAGATTGGAATAATCAAGCCAGTATCGTGAGTTTCACGAATAGAAAGGTCACCATACCAATAATTGCTTCCAACCCAAAAAGAGGATTGAAAAAGCCGTCAACTCCGAACTTGCTCACTTGGTTAAAGGGGTCAAGGACAAAATGGTTGAAGAATAAAAGTAG from Helianthus annuus cultivar XRQ/B chromosome 7, HanXRQr2.0-SUNRISE, whole genome shotgun sequence includes the following:
- the LOC110892157 gene encoding uncharacterized mitochondrial protein AtMg00860-like gives rise to the protein MVLQKAEKSVEQQQQLQQLLESFDDVFQDLKSLPPSRGQFDHRIPLKQGTNDINLRPYSPCWQSHLSHLEDVLGVLRQHRLVAKKSKCEFGTTELEYLGHIISQEGVAMDPAKVSTIQQWPIPKNIKELRGFLGLTGYYRRFVKDYGSITKPLTQLLKKDSFCWSGTAQQAFE